In the Natronobacterium texcoconense genome, one interval contains:
- a CDS encoding alpha/beta fold hydrolase translates to MTEPRSVPSTPDSRRKSGEQRTVPFEDGRIVYAEYGSPDGRPVLLFHGTPGSRRVGRLFESHARAQDVRLLVPDRPGYGRSTPRSDRTLADTGTFVEAVLESAGVSRADVVGFSGGGPHALALAATHEHLVGEVDVVSATPPPTLSPSRSQMHRVLGTLATTAPTVLRGLFRIQAWAAARRPPSFVLSGFTTAEEQTAISDEAAELLKQDFLEALSSTHGFVTETALFGQEWGFSLAEIDRPVRLWHGDADETVPVEGARAMADAIPDARLEVDADGGHVTTLLRRCDRLLDRS, encoded by the coding sequence ATGACGGAGCCCCGTTCGGTCCCATCGACGCCCGATTCTCGCAGGAAGTCCGGCGAGCAACGAACCGTCCCGTTCGAGGACGGACGGATCGTGTACGCCGAATACGGGAGCCCTGACGGGCGACCGGTACTTCTCTTCCACGGGACGCCCGGATCGCGTCGCGTCGGTCGGCTCTTCGAGAGCCACGCACGAGCCCAGGACGTTCGCCTCCTCGTTCCTGATCGGCCAGGATACGGACGCTCGACGCCTCGATCGGACAGAACACTGGCCGATACCGGCACTTTCGTCGAAGCAGTTCTCGAGAGCGCCGGCGTCTCACGGGCGGACGTCGTTGGCTTCTCGGGTGGCGGGCCCCACGCGCTTGCGCTCGCGGCAACCCACGAACATCTCGTCGGCGAGGTCGACGTCGTCTCTGCCACGCCGCCGCCGACGCTCTCGCCGTCGCGCTCGCAGATGCATCGCGTTCTCGGCACCCTCGCGACGACCGCACCGACCGTTCTACGGGGACTGTTCCGAATTCAGGCGTGGGCCGCTGCCCGTCGCCCGCCGTCGTTCGTCCTCTCGGGGTTTACGACCGCCGAGGAGCAGACTGCGATCTCCGACGAGGCGGCCGAACTTCTCAAACAGGATTTTCTCGAGGCGCTCTCGTCGACCCACGGATTCGTCACGGAGACGGCGCTTTTCGGCCAGGAGTGGGGTTTCTCGCTCGCAGAGATCGACCGTCCGGTCCGTCTCTGGCACGGCGACGCCGACGAGACGGTTCCGGTCGAGGGGGCTCGTGCGATGGCGGACGCGATACCGGACGCACGACTCGAGGTCGACGCCGACGGCGGCCACGTGACGACGCTTCTGCGGCGCTGCGATCGATTGCTCGACCGATCGTAG
- a CDS encoding helix-turn-helix domain-containing protein — translation MGSDRSSVKRVTFRGRYPESVRHPIHRRITEVDGVSRGKLLAWGPRGSATTLAWYDAESAVVDELLAPIEAVSTVDLIAGDGGTYAFVHQSEYELESAIIELVTGARVVFLPPITFHDSGTVRFEAVGESSSLGEFYADIREYVGCEIERVRPFARRESRGELTERQRDALDAAVAVGYYDVPRTGAVADVAAELDCSRSTAGELIRKAEARVMTAAATSGGISDSV, via the coding sequence GTGGGGAGCGATCGCTCGAGCGTGAAGCGCGTCACGTTCCGTGGACGGTACCCCGAGTCGGTCAGACACCCGATTCACCGGCGGATCACCGAGGTCGATGGGGTATCCCGCGGGAAGTTGCTCGCGTGGGGGCCGCGAGGATCCGCAACGACGCTCGCCTGGTACGACGCGGAGTCCGCAGTCGTCGACGAACTGCTCGCTCCTATCGAGGCGGTTTCGACCGTCGACCTGATCGCTGGCGACGGGGGAACGTACGCGTTCGTCCACCAGTCCGAGTACGAACTCGAATCCGCCATCATCGAGCTAGTGACAGGCGCTCGTGTCGTATTTCTCCCGCCGATCACGTTCCACGACAGCGGCACTGTCCGCTTCGAGGCGGTCGGCGAATCCAGTTCTCTCGGCGAGTTTTACGCCGATATTCGCGAGTACGTAGGCTGCGAGATCGAGCGCGTCCGGCCGTTTGCCAGGCGAGAATCGAGAGGAGAGCTGACGGAGAGACAGCGGGATGCGCTGGACGCCGCCGTCGCCGTCGGTTACTACGACGTTCCCCGAACGGGTGCTGTCGCGGACGTCGCGGCCGAACTCGACTGTTCCCGTAGTACGGCAGGCGAACTGATCAGGAAAGCGGAGGCACGAGTGATGACTGCAGCCGCGACGTCCGGAGGAATCTCGGATAGCGTGTAG
- a CDS encoding YcaO-like family protein produces the protein MQVHVVGDDPVRSALVAALGDVDVTVEDATPAELEDARFAVVSDVAGAETFERANEATRAGSTPWIAVEIGGVGGHPLPGVDAAVSGFAPGAGAGCFDCLRDRVASQVDEQADGPQADRSAARLAGAVAGRECVRVFSGTEDSIIGKAIELPHRRRRFLPVPGCACGGDRDRGLERDDETLALDRAVEHVEAAIDDRVGLVESIGEVESFPIPYYLATNADTSVYSDASAPTQAAGVADDWNEALMKAVGEGLERYCAGVYRDSEFVRASEEDLGNAVSPTDLVRPEDAPEYDPSDEHRWVPGENLETGEEAYLPAAAVQFPPPGQRLVPAITTGLGLGSSTVDALLSGLTEVLERDATMLAWYSTFEPLGLTVDDDRFETLEKRAASEGLSVTPLLVTQDVDVPVVAVAVHRDPADAPVNEDEDAWPAFATGSAAGLDPTEAAISALEEALQNWMELRNLGPEDADEASGAIDEYAAFPERVREVVDVDRTVPAASVGPDSAPSGAARLEEVVDRTEAAGLTPYAARLTTRDVETLGFEAVRVVVPGAQPLFTGEPFFGDRARAVPEDLGFEPRLERAFHPYP, from the coding sequence ATGCAAGTCCACGTCGTCGGCGACGATCCGGTCAGGTCGGCCCTCGTCGCTGCGCTCGGAGACGTCGACGTCACGGTCGAGGACGCAACGCCGGCGGAACTCGAGGACGCACGGTTCGCCGTCGTCAGCGACGTCGCCGGCGCCGAGACGTTCGAGCGAGCGAACGAGGCCACGCGAGCGGGATCGACGCCATGGATCGCCGTCGAAATCGGCGGCGTCGGCGGCCATCCGCTCCCCGGAGTCGACGCGGCCGTTTCCGGATTCGCGCCGGGTGCCGGCGCGGGCTGTTTCGACTGTCTCCGCGATCGGGTCGCCTCCCAGGTCGACGAGCAGGCGGACGGGCCACAGGCGGATCGCAGCGCTGCACGGCTGGCCGGTGCCGTCGCGGGCCGAGAGTGCGTTCGCGTCTTCTCGGGAACCGAAGATTCGATCATCGGGAAGGCCATCGAGCTTCCACATCGCCGCCGGCGGTTCCTCCCCGTTCCAGGCTGTGCGTGCGGTGGCGATCGAGATCGAGGACTCGAGCGCGACGACGAGACGCTCGCGCTCGATCGGGCGGTCGAACACGTCGAGGCGGCGATCGACGACAGGGTCGGTCTCGTCGAGAGCATCGGCGAGGTCGAGTCGTTTCCGATACCGTACTACCTCGCGACGAACGCGGACACGAGCGTCTACAGCGACGCCAGCGCGCCCACGCAGGCTGCCGGCGTCGCCGACGACTGGAACGAGGCGCTGATGAAAGCCGTCGGCGAGGGCCTCGAGCGCTACTGTGCCGGCGTCTACCGCGACTCGGAGTTCGTCCGCGCGAGCGAGGAGGACCTCGGGAACGCAGTCTCACCGACCGACCTGGTACGGCCCGAGGACGCGCCGGAGTACGATCCGAGCGACGAACATCGGTGGGTACCCGGCGAGAACCTCGAGACCGGCGAGGAGGCGTACCTGCCGGCCGCGGCGGTCCAGTTCCCGCCGCCGGGTCAACGACTCGTGCCCGCGATCACGACGGGCCTCGGACTGGGATCGTCGACGGTCGACGCCCTGCTGTCGGGGCTGACCGAGGTTCTCGAACGCGACGCGACGATGCTGGCGTGGTACTCGACGTTCGAGCCGCTGGGACTGACCGTCGACGACGACCGGTTCGAGACGCTCGAGAAACGCGCCGCAAGCGAGGGGCTGTCGGTGACGCCGCTGCTGGTCACGCAGGACGTCGACGTCCCGGTGGTGGCGGTCGCCGTCCACCGCGACCCGGCAGATGCACCTGTCAACGAAGACGAGGACGCCTGGCCCGCGTTCGCGACCGGCTCCGCAGCCGGGCTCGATCCGACCGAGGCTGCGATCTCGGCACTCGAGGAGGCGCTACAGAACTGGATGGAGCTACGAAACCTCGGTCCCGAAGACGCAGACGAGGCTTCGGGTGCGATCGACGAGTACGCCGCGTTCCCGGAGCGCGTTCGGGAGGTCGTCGACGTCGATCGGACGGTTCCCGCGGCGAGCGTCGGCCCCGACTCGGCTCCCTCGGGGGCAGCACGGCTCGAGGAGGTCGTCGACCGAACGGAAGCGGCCGGACTGACGCCGTACGCGGCGCGGCTGACGACTCGAGACGTCGAGACGCTTGGCTTCGAGGCGGTCCGGGTGGTCGTCCCCGGCGCACAGCCGCTGTTTACTGGGGAGCCGTTCTTCGGTGACAGGGCACGGGCGGTGCCCGAAGACCTCGGGTTCGAGCCGCGACTCGAGCGGGCGTTCCATCCGTATCCGTAG
- a CDS encoding HalOD1 output domain-containing protein, which yields MAPNSPPDPERITYAIVDAVANAKDVDPLELDPLYDAIDPDAFTALCAPEFSGQIEFQYVDCRVVVDDAIDVTVDTPPHEGDLLERAESTSQ from the coding sequence ATGGCCCCCAATTCTCCACCGGACCCCGAGCGAATCACGTACGCCATCGTCGACGCGGTGGCAAACGCCAAAGACGTCGACCCGCTCGAGCTCGATCCCCTGTACGACGCGATCGATCCAGACGCCTTCACTGCGCTCTGTGCCCCGGAATTTTCGGGGCAGATCGAGTTCCAGTACGTCGATTGCAGGGTGGTTGTCGACGATGCGATCGACGTAACAGTCGACACACCACCACACGAAGGTGACCTCCTCGAGCGGGCCGAAAGCACGAGCCAGTAA
- a CDS encoding Lrp/AsnC family transcriptional regulator, whose product MVDETTALDEVERSILYHLQEDARNVTNAEISEAVGVSATTVGQRIADLEERGIVDTYHTMVDYERSGFPHRILLFCSVHPDDRHDAADDVIDVHGVISVRELITGNRNLHVEIVGRTREEIVDTISAIEHNGIAVEDSELIKNESRRPFDDFDPDCEE is encoded by the coding sequence ATGGTCGACGAGACGACCGCCCTGGACGAGGTAGAACGATCGATCCTGTATCATCTCCAGGAGGACGCTCGCAACGTCACGAACGCCGAGATCAGCGAGGCAGTCGGCGTTTCCGCGACGACCGTCGGCCAGCGTATCGCCGATCTCGAGGAGCGCGGCATCGTCGATACCTACCACACGATGGTCGACTACGAGCGAAGCGGCTTTCCACATCGGATCCTCCTGTTCTGTTCGGTCCATCCGGACGATCGCCACGATGCTGCCGACGACGTCATCGACGTCCACGGCGTGATCAGCGTCCGCGAACTCATCACCGGTAACCGCAACCTCCACGTCGAGATCGTCGGCCGCACCCGCGAAGAGATCGTGGACACGATCTCGGCGATCGAACACAACGGTATCGCCGTCGAGGACTCCGAACTGATCAAAAACGAGAGCCGTCGGCCGTTCGACGACTTCGATCCCGACTGCGAAGAGTGA
- a CDS encoding cupin domain-containing protein, whose protein sequence is MEKTAIDDVDLEVAPGDVHSVRRPVSKALGFTDFAMNYFELEPGEAFSSGYHTHHDQEEVFYVQEGTAVFDTDEGEITVEAGEVIRFAPGDFQQGYNAENAEERVVGFAFGAPGAKHDWDQIESLVFCRRCEEEQGHGLSITDSGGFELTCSACGDSFVID, encoded by the coding sequence ATGGAGAAAACCGCGATCGACGACGTCGACCTCGAGGTCGCTCCCGGCGACGTCCACTCGGTCAGACGCCCGGTCTCGAAGGCACTCGGTTTCACGGACTTCGCGATGAACTACTTCGAACTCGAGCCAGGCGAGGCGTTCTCGAGCGGCTATCACACCCACCACGATCAGGAGGAAGTGTTCTACGTACAGGAGGGAACCGCCGTCTTCGACACCGACGAGGGCGAGATCACCGTCGAGGCCGGCGAGGTGATCCGCTTTGCGCCCGGCGACTTCCAGCAGGGGTACAACGCCGAGAACGCCGAGGAACGCGTCGTCGGCTTCGCGTTCGGTGCGCCAGGTGCCAAACACGACTGGGACCAGATCGAGTCGCTGGTCTTCTGCCGTCGCTGCGAGGAAGAGCAAGGCCACGGACTCTCCATCACCGACAGTGGGGGGTTCGAACTGACCTGTTCGGCGTGTGGAGACTCGTTCGTGATCGACTGA
- the cmk gene encoding (d)CMP kinase: MSTEDTPTAEIDTTLFITVSGPPGCGATTLCNRLAEAIGCPYVSGGDIFRELAEERELSLTQLTAKAEASDEIDRALDQRLQTIAEKWGMANKPFILESRLAGWLAGDRADLRIWLDAPEEVRARRIEDRVETEAEMRVREVSEAGRYESYYEIDIDDREFYDLSINTARWSKEGVFELVRMALEEYDTERDEGAFETPHVDV; encoded by the coding sequence ATGAGTACGGAAGACACACCCACGGCGGAGATCGATACCACTCTCTTCATCACCGTCTCGGGACCGCCGGGCTGTGGTGCGACGACGCTCTGTAATCGACTCGCCGAGGCGATCGGCTGCCCGTACGTCTCCGGCGGCGACATCTTCCGGGAACTCGCGGAGGAACGCGAACTGAGCCTCACCCAACTCACAGCGAAAGCCGAAGCGTCCGACGAGATCGACCGTGCGCTCGACCAGCGACTGCAGACGATCGCCGAGAAGTGGGGAATGGCCAACAAGCCGTTCATCCTCGAGTCGCGACTTGCAGGGTGGCTCGCGGGGGACCGTGCCGATCTCCGGATCTGGCTCGACGCCCCCGAAGAGGTCCGCGCTCGCCGGATCGAGGATCGCGTCGAGACGGAAGCGGAGATGCGCGTTCGCGAAGTCAGCGAAGCCGGCCGCTACGAGTCGTACTACGAGATCGACATCGACGACCGGGAGTTCTACGACCTCTCGATCAACACTGCCCGCTGGAGCAAGGAGGGCGTGTTCGAACTCGTTCGAATGGCGCTCGAGGAGTACGACACCGAACGCGACGAGGGAGCGTTCGAGACGCCACACGTGGACGTGTAG
- the guaB gene encoding IMP dehydrogenase: protein MANDVPQHEPYSSKLQVPEALTFDDVLLRPKESRVEPDDADLTSKVSKNVEVSVPILSAAMDTVTESDMATAMARHGGLGVLHRNMNIDEMVEEIERVKTADELVIPAENVVTADPEMSVREVDNLMASQGVGGAPVVNTRGEVLGIISSTDIRPHLEVNEDDAVTEAMTDEVITVDEGVDPRDAFDLMYDHKIERVPVVDDENLLVGLVTMQGILQRREYKEAVRDEDGRLRCGVAVSPFEQDRAEAADEAGADVLFIDTAHAHNRNVIEGAREIKSAVQADVVVGNVGTREAAQELVDFADGIKVGIGPGSICTTRVVSGAGMPQITAVAQVADVAAEHDVPVIADGGIRYSGDAIKAVAAGADAVMLGSYFAGTDEAPGRVVTMNGKKYKQYRGMGSVGAMKSGDSDRYLKEEPDEEEDYVPEGVEAATPYKGTLKSELHQLAGGMQSGMGYVGAATVPEFKERSEFVRVSSAGQAESHAHDVVITDEAPNYSPDN from the coding sequence ATGGCGAACGACGTTCCACAGCACGAGCCCTATTCTTCGAAACTCCAGGTACCGGAAGCGCTGACGTTCGACGACGTCCTCCTCCGACCGAAGGAGAGCCGGGTCGAACCGGACGACGCGGACCTCACCTCGAAGGTATCGAAAAACGTCGAGGTTTCTGTCCCGATTCTCTCGGCCGCGATGGACACCGTCACCGAGAGCGACATGGCAACCGCGATGGCCCGCCACGGCGGACTCGGCGTCCTTCATCGCAACATGAACATCGACGAGATGGTCGAGGAGATCGAGCGCGTCAAGACTGCCGACGAACTCGTCATCCCTGCCGAGAACGTCGTCACTGCCGACCCCGAGATGTCCGTTCGCGAAGTCGACAACCTGATGGCCAGCCAGGGCGTCGGCGGCGCACCCGTCGTCAACACGCGCGGTGAAGTGCTCGGCATCATCTCGAGTACGGACATCCGCCCGCACCTCGAGGTCAACGAGGACGACGCGGTCACGGAGGCGATGACCGACGAGGTCATCACGGTCGACGAGGGCGTCGATCCACGCGATGCGTTCGACTTGATGTACGACCACAAGATCGAGCGCGTGCCGGTCGTCGACGACGAGAATCTCCTCGTGGGGCTCGTCACGATGCAGGGCATCCTCCAGCGTCGCGAGTACAAGGAGGCCGTCCGCGACGAGGACGGCCGCCTGCGCTGTGGTGTCGCCGTCAGCCCGTTCGAGCAGGATCGTGCCGAGGCTGCAGACGAGGCGGGCGCGGACGTCCTCTTTATCGACACTGCACACGCGCACAACCGAAACGTCATCGAGGGCGCCCGCGAGATCAAATCCGCAGTCCAGGCGGACGTCGTCGTCGGTAACGTCGGCACCCGCGAGGCTGCCCAGGAACTCGTCGATTTCGCTGACGGGATCAAGGTCGGCATCGGTCCTGGTTCGATCTGTACGACCCGCGTCGTCTCCGGTGCGGGCATGCCCCAGATCACGGCCGTCGCACAGGTCGCCGACGTCGCAGCCGAACACGACGTTCCCGTCATCGCGGACGGCGGCATCCGCTACTCCGGTGACGCGATCAAGGCGGTCGCCGCCGGCGCGGACGCCGTCATGCTGGGCTCGTACTTCGCCGGAACCGACGAAGCTCCCGGCCGCGTCGTCACGATGAACGGCAAGAAGTACAAGCAGTACCGCGGCATGGGATCGGTCGGCGCGATGAAGTCCGGTGACAGCGACCGCTACCTGAAAGAAGAGCCCGACGAAGAGGAAGACTACGTCCCCGAGGGCGTCGAGGCCGCGACGCCGTACAAGGGCACGCTCAAATCCGAGCTCCACCAGCTTGCCGGCGGAATGCAGTCTGGCATGGGCTACGTCGGCGCGGCGACGGTCCCCGAATTCAAGGAACGCAGCGAGTTCGTTCGCGTCTCCTCGGCTGGACAGGCCGAGAGTCACGCCCACGACGTCGTCATCACGGACGAAGCACCGAACTACTCGCCGGATAACTGA
- a CDS encoding DUF5794 domain-containing protein, with amino-acid sequence MSSSEHPVALRLESLVGGNARLLALVMMLPLIDGIFPALILAGALDDPMGAVQVGLLIFGGSATVAVILAEMTGTPREQAKVVLLVGIPLILLAAVQAALAPAIESVLEIVIFERFAALVILAIAAKTASATIGEYLPSPAVIIGLGLIASLDPNGATFAVMDDPALVANSVLAAVVGVVFALGVALGGPYLRKYMDIDRFRFGSAVALGLLPIALVADTFGQAPLAALIVAAIFAIDPPLERDEEDDDESLAPAVGTGPLPDGGNWGAYGRKKQESGDGAESGDQETYPGDDTTDSEGRAPWL; translated from the coding sequence ATGAGTTCGTCCGAACACCCGGTTGCCCTCCGCCTCGAGTCGTTAGTCGGTGGTAACGCTCGCCTGCTGGCGCTGGTGATGATGCTGCCGTTGATCGACGGCATCTTCCCGGCGCTGATTCTCGCCGGCGCACTGGACGATCCCATGGGAGCCGTTCAGGTCGGCCTGCTGATCTTCGGCGGGAGCGCAACGGTCGCCGTCATCCTGGCGGAGATGACCGGGACGCCCCGCGAACAGGCCAAGGTCGTCCTGCTGGTCGGCATCCCGTTGATACTGCTTGCAGCCGTGCAAGCGGCGCTCGCGCCGGCGATCGAGAGCGTCCTCGAGATCGTCATCTTCGAACGGTTCGCGGCGCTCGTCATCCTCGCTATCGCGGCCAAGACCGCGAGCGCGACGATCGGCGAGTACCTGCCGAGCCCCGCCGTCATCATCGGGCTCGGACTGATCGCGAGCTTAGATCCCAACGGTGCGACGTTCGCCGTGATGGACGACCCCGCGCTGGTCGCGAACTCCGTGCTCGCGGCGGTCGTCGGCGTCGTCTTCGCGCTCGGGGTCGCACTCGGCGGCCCGTACCTGCGCAAGTACATGGACATCGACCGGTTCCGATTCGGTAGCGCGGTCGCGCTCGGTCTGCTACCGATCGCGCTGGTGGCAGACACTTTCGGTCAGGCACCACTGGCCGCACTGATCGTCGCCGCTATCTTCGCGATCGACCCGCCGCTCGAGCGCGACGAGGAGGACGACGACGAGTCACTGGCCCCGGCGGTGGGGACGGGACCGTTGCCGGACGGCGGCAACTGGGGTGCCTACGGCCGGAAGAAGCAGGAATCGGGCGACGGTGCCGAGTCCGGCGACCAGGAGACGTATCCCGGTGACGACACGACGGACAGCGAAGGCCGGGCCCCCTGGTTGTGA
- a CDS encoding helix-turn-helix domain-containing protein, translated as MRKRAEWMTRADDEILEFLDSEGGGTPKMIADGIGKTNNYVGERCRKLTELGLLERPSRGFYRLTIEGEQYLAGELDASDLESAEK; from the coding sequence ATGCGAAAACGCGCCGAGTGGATGACGCGGGCAGACGACGAGATCCTCGAGTTTCTCGACTCTGAGGGGGGAGGAACGCCGAAAATGATCGCCGACGGAATTGGGAAGACGAACAACTACGTCGGCGAGCGGTGCCGAAAGCTCACCGAACTCGGGCTGCTCGAGCGACCATCCCGTGGATTCTATCGACTGACTATAGAAGGGGAACAGTATCTCGCAGGCGAACTCGACGCGAGCGACCTCGAGTCCGCCGAGAAATAG
- a CDS encoding HVO_A0114 family putative DNA-binding protein — protein MKTLYITLENRDSVREKTLERVRDAADSEPADLKNRDDEAIVAFPSYDVLTTHLTPVRLELVQAIAEHEPESVSETADLVERDVGDVSRDIQRLEAIGLLEVDEGGPGLPTQPVVPYDRLEFRIDYPLVEDSGSDGTPASIA, from the coding sequence ATGAAAACGCTCTACATCACCCTCGAAAACCGCGATTCCGTCCGGGAGAAAACCCTCGAGCGCGTTCGCGACGCGGCGGACAGCGAGCCAGCCGACCTCAAGAATCGAGACGACGAGGCGATCGTCGCGTTTCCCTCCTACGACGTGTTGACGACTCACCTCACGCCAGTTCGTCTCGAGCTGGTCCAGGCCATTGCCGAACATGAACCCGAAAGTGTGAGTGAGACGGCTGATCTCGTCGAGCGAGACGTCGGGGACGTTTCACGGGATATCCAGCGACTCGAAGCGATCGGTCTGCTCGAGGTAGACGAAGGCGGCCCTGGACTCCCGACACAGCCCGTCGTTCCTTACGATCGACTCGAGTTCCGGATCGATTACCCACTGGTCGAGGATTCGGGATCCGACGGTACGCCGGCGAGTATCGCGTGA
- a CDS encoding HNH endonuclease, producing MIEDIPAVADLEQGATYHRITLHEEYGGTQFRGIAPCKDHPYVFLFAGDAGEEHGYRDEFRGDTFIYTGEGQEGDMEMTGGNRAIRDHREDGRELHLFESNDEAWSITYVGEFEYDSWFTDRLRDTNGNEREAIRFRLEPVDDEVAIEADDLEALALETLYDRAKGNSVSESELEGATQMRYSRSEAVREYALRAAEGVCQGCGEPAPFTGRDGAPFLEVHHLHRRSDGGPDHPDNVVALCPNCHRRVHYGEDGKTFNRELIARTENQ from the coding sequence ATGATCGAAGACATTCCGGCCGTCGCCGACCTCGAGCAGGGCGCGACCTACCATCGGATCACACTCCACGAGGAGTACGGTGGGACGCAGTTCCGCGGAATCGCGCCCTGCAAGGACCACCCGTACGTGTTCCTGTTCGCGGGCGACGCGGGCGAGGAACACGGCTACAGGGACGAGTTCCGCGGTGACACGTTCATCTACACCGGCGAGGGCCAGGAGGGTGACATGGAGATGACCGGCGGGAACCGGGCGATCCGCGACCACCGCGAGGACGGCCGCGAACTCCACCTCTTCGAGAGCAACGACGAGGCCTGGAGTATCACCTACGTGGGAGAGTTCGAGTACGACAGCTGGTTCACCGACCGACTCCGGGACACGAACGGGAACGAGCGCGAGGCGATCCGGTTCCGACTCGAGCCCGTCGACGACGAGGTCGCGATTGAGGCGGACGACCTCGAGGCGCTGGCCCTCGAGACGCTGTACGACCGAGCGAAAGGCAACTCGGTATCAGAGTCCGAACTCGAGGGGGCGACCCAGATGCGCTACTCGCGCTCGGAGGCCGTCAGGGAGTACGCGCTCCGGGCTGCGGAGGGCGTCTGCCAGGGGTGTGGGGAGCCAGCGCCGTTCACTGGGAGGGATGGAGCGCCGTTTCTCGAGGTGCACCACCTCCACCGCCGGAGCGACGGCGGGCCGGATCACCCCGACAACGTCGTGGCGCTCTGTCCGAACTGCCACCGACGAGTGCACTACGGGGAGGACGGTAAGACATTCAATCGAGAACTAATTGCTAGAACAGAAAATCAATAA
- a CDS encoding DUF7692 domain-containing protein: MEKAADFCDVNRSDSVAFACHDVVKLVERIETVLQRSDLTLEQRHEIAETLF; encoded by the coding sequence ATCGAGAAAGCCGCCGACTTTTGCGACGTGAACCGATCCGACTCCGTCGCCTTCGCCTGCCACGACGTCGTCAAGCTCGTCGAGCGTATCGAGACGGTTCTACAGCGGTCCGATCTCACGCTCGAGCAGCGCCACGAGATCGCCGAGACACTATTTTAA